Proteins encoded by one window of Geobacter sp. DSM 9736:
- a CDS encoding PAS domain S-box protein, which produces MPRGIEPKQDQNGPVRSQQLEAIFRMVKDRTGHDFASYKANTVLRRIERRMAVNDILDAERYISLLQQDEQEAHALCQEILIGVTSFFRDPEAFEVLRKSVIPRIFQQHTTEGPVRIWHACCSTGEEVYSTAILIREYLTENKLSIPVQFFATDIDEAAVSQARAGFYSGDVAGEVGEERLRTWFSKKEGGWLVSKQLREMVVFAHHSLIKDPPFSRLDLLVCRNFLIYLNPEMQKRLISLFHQVLRPSGFLFLGSSESTGRSCDLFAPLDKKWKIFKRLEGSRTYEPAFPFTATIRRVQYGRQQLPSKDGSPGPAAAAEKLLLERYCPPCLLVNERYEVVQVSTRPTDLLEVPVGEPTRDILKMAREELRPALRAAIYKAFSERKVVTFRGVALGGEQESRTVNVIVEPVGGESSSADLAMVILEQAAPPPFPLLQSAEEDGTGDEASKDMLVRQLAEQLRVTHEQLQATTEQLETSHEGFLSANEELMSINEEYQSANEELQSTNEELETSKEELQALNEELVTVNAELQATVEELNRANADMGNLLCSSEIATLFLDRQFIIKRFTPAMGKLFNLIEADIGRSFSHFARSIDWPVLTRDAASVLETLTPVEREVSGVEAGRVHLMRVLPYREPSGEVDGVVITLVDLTEHKRMEERTLHLASFPQMNPNPVLETDLSGKVIFHNPAAERALQEMGLTADDMALFLPQDINDIIRNCEPDTECIFYRDVDIRDRVYGETLLVAPQFNVVRIYGYDITERRRTKEMIRRQNSLLQGINRIFHQALSADSKEELGEAALAVAGEITGSSFGFIGEIGEDGLLQDVAITNPGGDACTTHACAGESPTPANFHLHGLYRQVLLTGKPLLANNPQSLQACIGLPQGHPKLTSLLSVPLMEEGRAVGLIAMGNRPGGYRQEDIEAVEAIAPVITEVFRRKEAEQEIARLNQDLQRRLAEQQAIFDMVPMGLAIAEDVSCAHIRANRTLETFLGVPQGGEVSKSADQPPEYRVVCGERELAAGELPIQRAARGETVQGDSFDIVRGDGRRIALYSNAVPLRDEKGNLRGAVGAFLDITELRRAEEAVRKSQALLSEAERLSHTGAWEWDLETDAWSFSEQWLAIHGVQRESLSPAELLDISHPEDRDSVASAFQDARSGKKAYELEHRIIRQDTGEERYVRARGQFVTDSAGKIIRMYGFAQDITQLKRREEELRQALSEAEEGRRILQAIMEYLPMGLTIADAPDAKIRMVSRYGQELTGRPREVIEGISEDEHSERWGIYYPDRDELVPPQDLPLSRAVATGEVSHDEEYLLKRPDGTSVTISTHAGPIEDRDGNVVGGLIAWHDVTARKQTELEVRRSGELHRELAEALEEERAKLSAAIDNLPVGVCIIDTSGAMTSMNKTGLHLHGFDSPEEMLRQLSDYAGSFGLYHLDGRKMAVEEWPAFKAQRGEFVQDYEVRLRNTRAGLERIISYSVAPVCNTQGDIVLTVYVMQDLTEQKQVEEELRANEERLKRAQEITHLGSWELDLVENVLTWSDEVYRIFGLQPQEFDATYEAFLEAVHPEDRSRVAEAYSASLRDGRDSYQIEHRIVRRGTGEVRFVLEKCEHLRDPSGKIVRSVGMAHDITERKEAEDALLAISARLNLLAETAGELLRTESPQQMVESLCRNVMSFLDCDVFFNFLVDEEQGRLHLNACAGIPEEDAKKIEWLDYGVAVCGCAARDACRIVAEDIPNTSDQRTDLVRSYGVKAYACHPLLAEGRALGTLSFGTRSRTKFSYEDLALMKAVADQVAVAMVKIRNQQALEKARASAEAANQAKSQFLANMSHELRTPMNGVLGMLQLTLAGTLEDKQREFLEMAEHSASSLLRIINDILDFSKIEAGKVSIEEKPFPLHECITEALDIFCYEARHKGLGCSLAISDEVPAGVVGDYVRLRQVLINLIGNAVKYTVQGEVSVFVTPTGTTPDGKTEITFSVRDTGIGIPQDKMHLLFRSFSQVDDSNTRSYGGTGLGLAISRLIVEMMGGEISVESEEEKGSTFSFTLPFRKSEITTASTPVKTLIPGAFDANDGNPRKPRILAAEDDPLAGEFLKNALELFGLDMDLALTGLEAVEMWERGGYDLIIMDVQMPRMDGLTATKIIREKEQATGNHIPILAMTAHAFREDEERCLAAGMDAYLTKPLNLNQGMDLITKLLDKDGSSGS; this is translated from the coding sequence ATGCCGCGAGGAATAGAACCGAAACAGGACCAGAACGGTCCCGTCAGGAGCCAGCAACTGGAGGCGATTTTCCGCATGGTAAAGGACCGGACCGGCCACGACTTCGCCTCGTACAAGGCCAACACCGTCTTGCGCAGGATCGAGAGGCGGATGGCGGTAAACGACATCCTGGATGCGGAGAGGTACATTTCTCTTCTGCAGCAGGACGAGCAGGAAGCGCACGCTCTCTGCCAGGAGATACTCATCGGCGTCACCAGTTTCTTCAGGGACCCGGAGGCTTTCGAGGTCTTGCGAAAAAGCGTCATACCGCGGATTTTCCAGCAGCACACCACCGAAGGCCCGGTGCGCATATGGCATGCATGCTGCTCCACCGGAGAAGAGGTCTATTCCACGGCCATCCTGATCCGGGAGTACCTGACTGAGAATAAACTCTCGATTCCCGTCCAGTTCTTCGCCACAGACATCGATGAAGCAGCAGTCTCACAAGCACGGGCCGGTTTCTACTCCGGCGACGTAGCGGGCGAGGTCGGCGAAGAAAGGCTCAGGACCTGGTTCAGCAAAAAGGAAGGGGGCTGGCTGGTTTCGAAGCAGCTCCGGGAGATGGTCGTCTTCGCGCACCACAGCCTCATCAAGGACCCTCCGTTCTCTCGGCTCGATCTCCTCGTCTGCCGCAATTTCCTCATCTATCTCAACCCGGAGATGCAGAAACGGCTGATCTCCCTGTTTCACCAGGTCCTCAGACCCTCGGGATTCCTCTTCCTGGGAAGCTCGGAAAGCACCGGACGTTCGTGCGACCTGTTCGCGCCGTTGGACAAGAAGTGGAAGATTTTTAAGCGGCTGGAGGGTAGCCGTACCTATGAACCGGCTTTCCCGTTTACTGCTACGATCCGCAGGGTTCAGTACGGTCGGCAACAGCTGCCCTCCAAGGATGGGTCGCCCGGACCTGCTGCCGCCGCGGAAAAGCTGCTTCTTGAGCGATACTGCCCCCCCTGTCTGCTGGTGAACGAAAGATACGAGGTAGTCCAGGTCTCCACACGCCCCACAGATCTTCTTGAGGTGCCGGTCGGCGAGCCAACACGGGATATCCTCAAGATGGCGAGGGAGGAACTGCGCCCAGCCCTGCGAGCCGCAATATACAAAGCATTTTCGGAGCGTAAGGTGGTGACGTTCCGGGGAGTGGCTCTCGGGGGGGAACAGGAAAGCCGGACGGTAAACGTCATTGTCGAGCCGGTCGGAGGCGAATCATCTTCGGCGGACCTCGCCATGGTGATCCTGGAACAGGCCGCACCTCCTCCCTTCCCGCTGTTGCAGAGTGCGGAAGAGGATGGTACCGGGGACGAAGCTTCAAAGGACATGCTGGTCCGGCAACTGGCGGAGCAGTTACGGGTCACCCACGAGCAGCTCCAGGCGACGACGGAGCAGCTGGAGACATCCCACGAGGGGTTCCTTTCGGCCAACGAAGAACTGATGTCCATCAACGAGGAATACCAGTCCGCCAATGAGGAACTGCAGTCCACCAACGAAGAGCTGGAAACGTCCAAGGAAGAACTCCAGGCTCTCAACGAGGAACTGGTAACCGTAAACGCCGAGCTGCAAGCCACGGTGGAAGAACTGAACCGCGCCAACGCAGACATGGGAAATCTTCTCTGCAGTTCGGAGATAGCAACTCTCTTTCTCGACCGGCAGTTCATTATCAAACGCTTTACCCCCGCCATGGGGAAGCTCTTCAATCTGATCGAGGCCGACATCGGGCGCTCCTTCAGCCACTTCGCACGGAGCATCGACTGGCCTGTGCTCACACGTGACGCAGCATCGGTGCTGGAGACACTGACGCCCGTAGAGCGGGAGGTTTCGGGGGTCGAGGCGGGCCGCGTGCACCTGATGCGGGTTCTCCCCTACCGTGAACCCTCCGGGGAGGTGGACGGGGTGGTCATTACCCTCGTCGACCTGACCGAGCACAAACGGATGGAAGAGCGGACGCTTCACCTGGCTTCCTTCCCGCAAATGAACCCCAACCCGGTGCTGGAAACGGACCTGTCGGGGAAGGTCATCTTTCATAATCCTGCCGCAGAGAGGGCGCTGCAGGAGATGGGTCTGACGGCTGATGACATGGCGCTGTTTCTCCCCCAGGACATCAACGACATAATAAGAAACTGCGAACCCGACACCGAGTGCATCTTTTACCGCGATGTCGACATCAGGGACCGCGTCTACGGCGAGACGCTGCTCGTTGCTCCGCAATTCAATGTTGTTCGCATTTACGGCTACGACATTACCGAGCGGAGACGCACAAAGGAAATGATACGCCGCCAGAACTCCCTGCTGCAGGGAATAAACCGGATATTCCATCAGGCGCTGAGCGCGGACTCCAAAGAGGAGCTGGGAGAGGCCGCCCTTGCGGTTGCAGGGGAGATCACCGGGAGCAGCTTCGGTTTCATCGGCGAAATCGGCGAAGATGGTCTTCTTCAAGATGTAGCAATAACAAATCCCGGCGGGGATGCCTGTACCACGCATGCTTGTGCAGGTGAAAGCCCCACCCCCGCGAATTTCCACCTTCACGGGCTGTACAGGCAGGTGCTGCTGACGGGAAAACCGCTGCTGGCCAACAACCCGCAAAGCCTCCAGGCCTGCATCGGCCTGCCCCAGGGACACCCCAAGCTAACATCATTGCTAAGCGTTCCGCTGATGGAAGAAGGTCGGGCAGTCGGTTTGATAGCAATGGGAAACCGGCCCGGTGGATACCGGCAGGAAGACATTGAAGCAGTGGAAGCCATCGCGCCGGTGATCACGGAAGTCTTCCGGCGCAAAGAGGCGGAACAGGAGATTGCCAGGCTCAACCAGGATCTGCAAAGACGCCTTGCGGAACAGCAGGCTATATTCGACATGGTCCCCATGGGGCTCGCGATAGCGGAGGATGTCTCCTGCGCCCACATCCGCGCCAACAGGACCCTGGAGACATTTCTGGGCGTACCACAGGGGGGCGAGGTATCCAAGAGTGCCGATCAGCCACCAGAGTACCGGGTGGTATGCGGAGAGCGCGAGCTGGCGGCGGGCGAACTCCCGATCCAACGGGCAGCCCGGGGGGAAACGGTACAGGGAGATAGCTTCGACATCGTACGGGGGGACGGCCGGAGGATCGCCCTCTACAGCAACGCCGTTCCACTGCGGGACGAAAAAGGAAACCTTCGCGGAGCGGTCGGCGCATTTCTGGACATTACGGAGCTCAGGCGAGCGGAGGAGGCAGTGCGGAAAAGCCAGGCGCTTCTCTCGGAGGCAGAGCGCCTTTCCCACACGGGAGCATGGGAATGGGACCTGGAAACGGACGCCTGGAGCTTCTCCGAGCAATGGCTCGCCATCCACGGGGTTCAGCGGGAAAGCCTCTCGCCTGCTGAATTGCTGGATATTTCCCATCCCGAGGACCGGGATTCCGTGGCATCAGCCTTCCAGGATGCTCGGAGCGGAAAGAAAGCTTATGAGCTGGAGCACCGGATCATACGGCAGGATACGGGAGAGGAGCGATACGTGCGTGCCCGCGGGCAGTTCGTAACTGACTCGGCGGGAAAGATCATCAGGATGTACGGTTTCGCACAGGACATCACCCAGCTCAAGCGCCGGGAGGAGGAGCTGAGACAGGCTCTATCTGAAGCCGAAGAAGGGCGCCGCATCCTGCAAGCGATCATGGAGTACCTGCCGATGGGGCTCACCATTGCGGACGCCCCCGATGCAAAGATCCGCATGGTCAGCAGATATGGCCAGGAACTCACGGGCAGGCCACGGGAAGTTATCGAGGGAATTTCCGAAGATGAGCATTCGGAGAGATGGGGCATCTACTACCCGGACCGGGACGAGCTGGTGCCCCCCCAGGATCTGCCGCTCAGCCGTGCCGTGGCCACCGGCGAAGTCTCCCATGACGAGGAGTACCTCCTGAAACGTCCGGACGGAACCAGTGTCACAATCTCCACGCACGCCGGCCCCATCGAGGACAGAGACGGAAATGTCGTCGGAGGACTGATCGCATGGCACGACGTCACCGCACGGAAACAGACGGAACTGGAGGTGCGGAGAAGCGGGGAACTGCACCGTGAGCTGGCTGAAGCGCTGGAGGAAGAACGTGCGAAACTGAGCGCCGCCATCGACAATCTTCCCGTGGGGGTCTGCATCATAGACACCAGCGGAGCAATGACTTCCATGAATAAAACGGGCCTGCACCTGCACGGGTTCGACTCTCCGGAAGAGATGCTTCGCCAGTTGAGCGATTATGCCGGCAGCTTCGGTCTGTATCACCTGGACGGCCGGAAGATGGCGGTGGAAGAATGGCCGGCCTTCAAGGCGCAGCGGGGTGAGTTCGTACAGGACTACGAGGTGCGCCTGCGAAATACCCGCGCCGGTCTCGAAAGAATCATCTCCTACAGCGTCGCGCCGGTGTGCAACACCCAGGGCGATATCGTCCTGACCGTATACGTCATGCAGGACCTCACGGAACAGAAACAGGTGGAAGAGGAATTGCGGGCCAACGAGGAACGGCTGAAACGTGCGCAAGAGATTACTCATCTCGGCAGCTGGGAACTTGACCTTGTGGAAAACGTGCTTACCTGGTCCGATGAAGTCTACCGGATTTTCGGTCTTCAGCCCCAGGAATTCGACGCGACGTATGAGGCATTTCTGGAAGCGGTCCATCCCGAAGACCGTTCCAGGGTCGCAGAGGCCTATTCAGCCTCCCTGCGGGACGGACGCGACTCGTACCAGATCGAGCACCGGATAGTGAGGCGCGGAACTGGGGAAGTCCGTTTCGTTCTGGAAAAGTGCGAACATCTTCGTGACCCCTCCGGAAAGATAGTCAGGTCGGTGGGTATGGCTCACGACATCACGGAACGGAAAGAGGCGGAGGATGCCCTGCTCGCCATCTCGGCACGTCTGAACCTGCTGGCGGAAACAGCCGGGGAGCTCCTGCGGACCGAATCGCCCCAGCAGATGGTGGAGTCCCTCTGCCGCAACGTAATGTCCTTCCTTGATTGCGACGTCTTCTTCAATTTCCTTGTGGATGAGGAGCAGGGGCGCCTGCATCTCAACGCCTGTGCCGGAATCCCCGAGGAGGACGCGAAGAAGATCGAATGGCTCGATTACGGCGTTGCCGTCTGCGGCTGTGCGGCACGCGATGCATGCCGCATCGTAGCTGAGGACATTCCGAACACATCCGACCAGCGGACGGATCTGGTAAGGTCATACGGGGTAAAGGCCTACGCCTGCCACCCCCTGTTGGCGGAGGGGCGCGCCCTGGGCACCCTATCCTTCGGCACCCGCTCCAGAACGAAGTTCAGCTATGAAGATCTTGCCCTGATGAAAGCGGTTGCCGACCAGGTGGCGGTCGCAATGGTGAAGATACGGAACCAGCAGGCGCTGGAAAAAGCGCGGGCATCCGCCGAAGCCGCAAACCAGGCGAAAAGCCAGTTCCTGGCCAACATGAGCCACGAGCTCCGCACTCCCATGAACGGTGTTCTCGGAATGCTTCAGCTGACCCTGGCGGGGACGCTGGAAGACAAACAGCGGGAATTCCTGGAGATGGCGGAGCACTCCGCGTCGTCACTGCTCAGGATAATCAACGATATACTGGATTTTTCCAAGATCGAAGCAGGGAAGGTCTCCATCGAGGAGAAACCGTTCCCGCTCCACGAGTGCATCACGGAAGCACTGGATATCTTCTGCTACGAAGCTCGCCACAAGGGACTCGGCTGCAGCCTTGCCATTTCGGATGAAGTACCGGCGGGCGTAGTTGGAGACTATGTACGGCTCCGTCAGGTTCTCATCAATCTCATCGGCAATGCCGTCAAGTACACCGTGCAGGGAGAAGTATCGGTTTTCGTCACACCCACCGGAACGACTCCGGACGGTAAAACGGAGATCACGTTCAGCGTCCGGGACACCGGCATAGGCATTCCGCAAGACAAGATGCACCTTCTCTTCCGCTCCTTCAGCCAGGTTGACGATTCCAACACCCGCAGTTACGGAGGAACCGGCCTAGGGCTTGCCATCTCACGGCTCATTGTCGAGATGATGGGTGGAGAAATTTCGGTGGAGAGCGAAGAGGAGAAAGGGAGCACCTTCTCCTTTACGCTCCCGTTCCGTAAATCGGAGATAACGACTGCCTCCACCCCAGTAAAAACCCTCATTCCGGGAGCATTTGACGCCAATGACGGGAACCCCCGAAAACCGCGCATCCTTGCGGCTGAAGATGATCCGCTGGCGGGGGAGTTCCTGAAAAACGCGCTTGAGCTTTTCGGTCTCGATATGGATCTCGCGCTTACCGGCCTGGAGGCAGTCGAGATGTGGGAAAGAGGGGGATACGACCTCATAATCATGGACGTGCAGATGCCGCGGATGGATGGCCTTACAGCAACCAAAATCATAAGGGAGAAGGAACAGGCGACAGGTAACCACATACCCATCCTGGCGATGACGGCGCACGCATTTCGAGAAGACGAGGAACGTTGCCTGGCGGCGGGAATGGACGCATACCTGACGAAACCCCTCAACCTGAACCAGGGGATGGATCTGATCACTAAACTGCTGGATAAGGATGGATCATCGGGCTCGTGA
- a CDS encoding lipocalin-like domain-containing protein has translation MNPVLRCLSCIVLPAVLLLLLPSCRRAPPEKTPLTVAEILSGVPAEGYARALAPRKFDFPADHGPHPGFRNEWWYFTGNLSADDGRRFGYQLTFFRTSLSPNPRPRQSRWGASEVYMAHFALTDVSGKRFHAAERFSREALGLAGAGGVPLRVWVEDWEARVTGEKPWGMRLSAGMDGTSIDLRVRSVVPPVLNGEGGLSRKSSLEGNASYYYSIPRMETAGTIRAGGRAYRVSGLSWFDREWSTSALEKNQVGWDWFALHLEDGRSVMLYRLRKRDGSIDPVSSGTLTLADGSARSLSADEVNLDILGSWRSSATDVRYPARWRLRIPGEGLDLEILPLLPDQELRMTFRYWEGAVAVKGRGASPGGYGYVELTGYGGPVRPEGG, from the coding sequence ATGAACCCTGTTCTCAGGTGCCTCTCCTGTATTGTCCTGCCGGCTGTCCTGCTCCTCTTGCTTCCTTCCTGTCGGCGGGCTCCTCCTGAAAAAACTCCCCTTACCGTGGCTGAGATACTCTCCGGCGTGCCGGCTGAAGGTTATGCACGCGCACTTGCCCCCAGGAAATTCGACTTTCCTGCAGACCACGGGCCCCATCCCGGTTTTCGCAACGAATGGTGGTATTTCACCGGGAACCTCTCTGCCGATGATGGCCGCCGCTTCGGCTATCAGCTTACCTTTTTCCGTACCTCCCTTTCTCCCAATCCGCGTCCCCGCCAGTCCAGGTGGGGTGCTTCCGAGGTGTACATGGCGCATTTTGCCCTCACCGACGTCTCCGGAAAGCGTTTCCATGCCGCCGAGCGCTTCAGTCGTGAGGCGCTTGGACTGGCCGGCGCCGGTGGGGTTCCCCTGAGGGTATGGGTGGAAGACTGGGAGGCGCGGGTCACCGGGGAAAAGCCCTGGGGGATGCGACTATCCGCCGGCATGGACGGAACTTCCATCGATCTTCGCGTGCGAAGCGTCGTCCCTCCGGTTCTGAATGGAGAGGGGGGGCTGAGCCGCAAAAGCTCACTGGAGGGTAACGCCTCGTATTACTACTCTATTCCCAGGATGGAGACTGCCGGGACCATCAGGGCCGGAGGCAGGGCGTACCGCGTGAGCGGCTTATCCTGGTTCGACAGGGAATGGAGCACCAGTGCGCTTGAGAAGAACCAGGTCGGCTGGGACTGGTTCGCCCTTCACCTGGAGGACGGGAGAAGCGTGATGCTCTACCGCCTGCGGAAAAGGGACGGCAGCATCGATCCCGTCAGCAGCGGCACCCTTACCCTTGCCGACGGTTCCGCGCGGTCACTCTCGGCGGATGAGGTGAACCTCGACATACTCGGGTCCTGGCGAAGCTCCGCCACAGATGTGCGATATCCTGCCCGCTGGCGTCTGCGGATTCCGGGGGAAGGGCTCGATTTGGAGATACTGCCTCTGCTTCCCGATCAGGAGCTGCGGATGACCTTCAGGTACTGGGAGGGAGCTGTGGCAGTGAAGGGGAGGGGTGCTTCACCGGGAGGATACGGTTATGTCGAGTTGACGGGGTATGGGGGGCCGGTTCGTCCCGAAGGGGGCTGA
- a CDS encoding FtsX-like permease family protein yields MILAMAGLRQLTRHPWQALLALVGVALGVGVVTAVDLANESAQRAFRFAAQTIGGKATHFISGTPQGLPDQLYVDLRLRRGIRRSAPVVEGQLQVPGAGTLRIVGIDPFAETPFRSFGLRFPRAADIASFLTRPATGLLLYETAVRLKVRQGDSFTVESGGERHRLLVTGFLEPENEVAKQGLQSVVVTDIATAQELLGMVGRLSRIDLIMPEGREGEQKMEQIRSLLPPGAEIIPAASRLGNLQQMTRAFRLNLTALSLLALVVGMFLIYNTMTFSVVRRRRFIGLLRAVGVTRREIFTMLCGEALVIGILGTMSGILLGTLLGTELTRLVTRTINDLYFSLEVVSVTPLPGTFLKASFLGVGATMLAAFPPALEATTTPPRTVVSRITLETRMMRLVPFSGLAGLLFMGAGSCFLLVERSGVIGGFTGLFFIIVGYALLVPAATVTLSRLFRPFISSMMGVVGKMAARGVVASISRTGVATAALVVAVSATLGIGAMVDSFRSTVVGWLDSWLRADVYVTTAGTGTGRNKPPLDPESVELLGRVSGASAVSLTRRISIEGSQGPTEVLAMEVPKETYASYHFREGGGWNTWGAFSRGEVVMVSEPYAYRHRLRVGESISLRTAEGVRRFPVAGVFYDYGSDAGVVLISRAAYIRFWKDPSVDGMGFYAEEGVAAGELAKRLRQPNRLSTLLEGVAAGELAKRLRESPGSRRVMVVENRELRKATLNIFDRTFAITGVLRLLTVTVAFVGILSALMAIQLERSRELAVLRAVGMTPRQAWGMIFGETGLIGIIAGLLSIPLGMLQALALVYVINRRSFGWTMQFSFGYHLVAEALILSMAAALLAGIYPARTLAGTSPALALKEE; encoded by the coding sequence ATGATCCTCGCCATGGCGGGTCTTCGCCAATTAACGCGGCATCCATGGCAGGCGTTGCTTGCTTTAGTGGGGGTTGCGCTCGGAGTCGGTGTCGTAACGGCGGTGGACCTTGCAAACGAAAGCGCTCAACGTGCCTTCCGTTTCGCTGCCCAGACCATCGGCGGCAAGGCAACCCACTTCATCTCGGGAACTCCGCAGGGTCTGCCCGACCAGCTGTATGTCGATTTGCGGCTGCGCCGTGGGATTCGGCGAAGCGCACCTGTGGTCGAGGGGCAGTTGCAGGTGCCCGGGGCAGGGACCTTGCGTATCGTCGGTATCGATCCCTTTGCCGAGACCCCGTTTCGATCCTTCGGGTTGCGCTTTCCCCGTGCGGCCGACATAGCTTCCTTCCTTACCAGGCCTGCCACAGGGCTGCTGCTCTACGAGACGGCGGTCCGCCTGAAGGTGCGGCAAGGGGACTCCTTCACCGTGGAGTCGGGAGGGGAGCGACACAGGCTGCTTGTAACCGGTTTTCTGGAGCCTGAGAACGAGGTCGCCAAGCAGGGGCTTCAATCGGTGGTCGTTACGGACATTGCCACTGCCCAGGAGCTTCTCGGCATGGTCGGGCGCCTTTCCCGGATCGATCTGATAATGCCGGAGGGGAGGGAAGGGGAGCAGAAAATGGAGCAGATTCGCAGCCTGCTCCCTCCCGGCGCGGAGATCATTCCTGCAGCTTCAAGACTTGGAAACCTCCAGCAGATGACCAGGGCCTTCCGTCTCAACCTCACCGCACTGAGCCTTCTCGCACTGGTGGTGGGGATGTTTCTCATCTACAACACGATGACCTTCTCCGTGGTCCGCCGTCGGCGTTTCATAGGGCTGCTGCGCGCGGTGGGAGTGACACGTCGAGAGATCTTCACCATGCTCTGCGGCGAGGCGCTTGTTATCGGGATTCTGGGCACCATGTCGGGGATACTCTTGGGGACACTGCTCGGCACGGAGTTGACACGCCTCGTGACCCGCACGATCAATGATTTGTATTTTTCTCTGGAGGTCGTATCGGTGACTCCGTTGCCGGGAACGTTCTTAAAAGCATCCTTCCTAGGGGTAGGAGCCACTATGCTCGCGGCATTCCCCCCGGCCCTGGAGGCTACGACCACCCCTCCCCGGACGGTTGTTTCCAGAATTACCCTTGAGACTCGCATGATGCGTCTCGTCCCTTTTTCCGGTCTCGCCGGATTGCTGTTCATGGGTGCTGGAAGCTGCTTTCTGCTGGTGGAGCGCAGTGGCGTAATCGGCGGCTTCACAGGCCTCTTTTTCATTATAGTCGGGTATGCTCTTCTCGTCCCGGCAGCGACGGTTACCCTCTCACGGCTGTTCAGACCGTTCATCTCGTCGATGATGGGGGTTGTCGGGAAAATGGCGGCTCGTGGCGTAGTGGCGTCCATTTCCCGAACAGGGGTCGCCACCGCGGCCCTGGTTGTTGCTGTGTCGGCCACACTCGGTATCGGTGCGATGGTAGACAGTTTCCGGAGCACTGTCGTCGGATGGCTCGACAGCTGGCTTCGGGCGGACGTATATGTGACCACCGCAGGAACCGGGACGGGAAGGAACAAGCCGCCGCTCGATCCAGAGTCAGTGGAGCTGCTCGGCAGAGTTTCCGGCGCTTCTGCCGTCAGTCTGACCAGGAGAATCAGCATAGAGGGCTCCCAAGGGCCGACGGAGGTCCTTGCCATGGAGGTGCCGAAGGAGACGTATGCCTCCTACCATTTCCGGGAAGGGGGGGGCTGGAATACCTGGGGGGCGTTCAGCCGCGGCGAGGTCGTTATGGTGTCGGAGCCGTACGCCTACCGGCACCGGCTCAGGGTGGGTGAAAGTATCTCGTTGCGGACGGCTGAAGGGGTGCGGCGGTTCCCTGTGGCGGGAGTATTCTACGATTACGGGTCCGATGCAGGGGTCGTCCTTATCAGCCGCGCCGCCTACATTCGTTTCTGGAAAGACCCGAGCGTCGACGGTATGGGGTTTTATGCCGAGGAGGGTGTGGCTGCGGGAGAGCTGGCGAAGCGGTTGAGGCAGCCAAACCGGCTTTCGACACTACTCGAAGGTGTGGCTGCGGGAGAGCTGGCGAAGCGGTTGAGGGAATCCCCCGGATCGAGGCGGGTGATGGTGGTGGAAAACCGTGAGCTGCGGAAGGCCACGCTGAACATCTTCGACAGGACATTCGCCATTACCGGAGTCCTTCGCCTTCTCACCGTCACCGTAGCTTTCGTGGGGATTCTTTCGGCGCTGATGGCAATCCAGCTTGAGCGGTCCAGGGAGCTGGCTGTTCTGCGTGCGGTGGGCATGACGCCGCGGCAGGCATGGGGGATGATCTTCGGGGAGACCGGGCTCATCGGCATCATCGCCGGCCTTCTTTCCATCCCTCTCGGCATGCTGCAGGCTCTGGCGCTGGTCTACGTCATCAACCGCCGATCCTTCGGCTGGACCATGCAGTTCTCCTTCGGATATCATCTCGTAGCGGAGGCACTCATCCTGTCGATGGCGGCGGCGCTTCTGGCGGGGATCTATCCTGCCCGGACACTGGCAGGAACCTCACCGGCCCTGGCGCTGAAGGAGGAGTAG
- a CDS encoding ABC transporter ATP-binding protein: MSGPHVHLSKIWKGFREGERDRIVLRDVSLAVAPGEWLILLGRSGSGKSTLLNLISGIDLPDKGEVEVAGVRLNRLSERERTLFRRERIGFVFQFYNLVPTLTVIENVLLPLELAGRADPVHRRRGEELLERVGLADRRSAYPELLSGGEQQRVAVVRALANSPQLILADEPTGNLDKETGGQVIDLFGALARPAGVTVILVTHSTELTRFSDRTLLVGGGGIEPWLGEKAP, from the coding sequence ATGTCCGGGCCTCATGTACACCTGTCCAAGATATGGAAAGGTTTTCGCGAAGGGGAGCGCGACAGGATAGTACTGCGTGACGTGTCTCTGGCCGTGGCGCCGGGGGAGTGGCTTATCCTTCTGGGGCGAAGCGGTTCGGGCAAGTCTACGCTCCTCAACCTCATAAGCGGGATCGATCTTCCGGACAAGGGGGAGGTGGAGGTGGCGGGAGTTCGCCTCAACCGGCTCTCCGAAAGAGAACGAACACTCTTCCGCCGGGAAAGGATTGGATTCGTCTTCCAGTTCTACAACCTCGTCCCAACCCTTACCGTCATCGAAAACGTTCTTCTCCCCCTGGAACTCGCAGGACGTGCAGATCCCGTTCATCGCCGCCGGGGGGAGGAACTCCTTGAACGGGTGGGGCTTGCCGACCGCAGGAGTGCCTACCCCGAGCTGCTTTCCGGAGGTGAACAGCAGCGTGTAGCGGTTGTCCGGGCTCTCGCCAACTCTCCCCAACTGATCCTGGCCGACGAGCCGACGGGAAACCTGGACAAGGAGACGGGAGGGCAGGTGATCGACCTTTTCGGCGCGCTGGCTAGACCGGCAGGGGTTACCGTAATTCTCGTCACACACAGTACCGAACTCACCCGTTTTTCCGACAGGACGCTACTCGTCGGCGGCGGAGGAATCGAGCCCTGGCTCGGAGAGAAGGCGCCATGA